From a single Streptomyces sp. NBC_00377 genomic region:
- a CDS encoding endo-1,4-beta-xylanase translates to MPSIARTRLGLAGALAALLVAAGVAGGPGARAHEGPAHGKPRTTLADLAQRHGRYFGSATDNPELTDTAYTRILGDEFDMITPGNGMKWYATEPQQGVFDWTAGDEIVGLARAHHQKVRAHTLVWHSQLPGWLTDRQWTADELRAVLKKHIQTEVRHYRGKVYSWDVVNEAFNEDGTYRETVFYKTLGPGYIADSLRWAHQADPKAKLYLNDYNIEAVGPKSDAYHALAKELKARHVPLDGIGLQAHLALQYGYPTTLEDNLRRFSRLGLDTALTEVDVRMLLPATEEKLARQADWYRDMTKACLSVRRCVGITVWDYTDKYSWIPAFFPGQGAALPWDEQIAPKPAYQAIREALG, encoded by the coding sequence ATGCCAAGCATCGCTCGCACCCGGCTCGGACTCGCCGGAGCCCTCGCAGCCCTCCTCGTCGCGGCCGGAGTCGCCGGCGGACCCGGAGCCCGGGCGCACGAGGGCCCGGCGCACGGAAAGCCGCGTACGACCCTCGCCGATCTCGCCCAGCGCCACGGCCGCTACTTCGGCAGCGCCACCGACAACCCCGAACTCACCGACACCGCCTACACCAGGATCCTGGGCGACGAGTTCGACATGATCACGCCGGGCAACGGGATGAAGTGGTATGCCACCGAGCCGCAGCAGGGCGTCTTCGACTGGACGGCCGGCGACGAGATCGTCGGTCTCGCGCGCGCCCACCACCAGAAGGTGCGCGCCCACACCCTCGTCTGGCACAGCCAGCTGCCCGGCTGGCTGACCGACAGACAGTGGACGGCCGACGAGCTGAGGGCCGTCCTGAAGAAGCACATCCAGACCGAGGTGCGCCACTACCGGGGCAAGGTCTACTCGTGGGACGTCGTCAACGAGGCGTTCAACGAGGACGGGACCTATCGCGAGACGGTCTTCTACAAGACGCTCGGCCCCGGTTACATCGCCGACTCCCTGCGGTGGGCCCATCAGGCCGACCCGAAGGCGAAGCTCTACCTCAACGACTACAACATCGAGGCCGTCGGCCCGAAGAGCGACGCCTACCACGCCCTGGCCAAGGAGCTGAAGGCCCGACACGTCCCGCTGGACGGCATCGGTCTCCAGGCGCACCTGGCGCTCCAGTACGGCTATCCGACGACCCTCGAGGACAACCTCCGCCGCTTCTCCCGGCTCGGTCTGGACACCGCGCTCACCGAGGTCGACGTACGGATGCTGCTGCCCGCGACGGAGGAGAAACTGGCCCGACAGGCCGACTGGTACCGGGACATGACCAAGGCGTGTCTCTCGGTGCGGCGGTGCGTGGGCATCACCGTCTGGGACTACACCGACAAGTACTCGTGGATCCCCGCGTTCTTCCCCGGTCAGGGCGCGGCCCTGCCCTGGGACGAGCAGATCGCGCCGAAGCCGGCGTACCAGGCGATCCGGGAGGCGCTCGGCTAG
- a CDS encoding DUF5999 family protein, translating into MCQHQPPCPTATSADRESARLMAHHPEQGWSLLCNGVLLFEDTGELLPDGQVIAPHRVVTAA; encoded by the coding sequence ATGTGCCAGCACCAGCCACCGTGTCCCACAGCGACGTCAGCCGACCGGGAGTCCGCGCGCCTCATGGCGCACCACCCGGAGCAGGGCTGGAGCCTGCTGTGCAACGGCGTCCTGCTCTTCGAGGACACCGGTGAGCTCCTGCCGGACGGCCAGGTCATCGCCCCGCACCGGGTCGTCACCGCCGCCTGA
- a CDS encoding glutamate--cysteine ligase: MGEKVVAGAFDLSDRQHYRQKLRRCLTGLERLLAQKRFDRPKNLMGLEIELNLAGADGQPRMLNGQVLERIASHDFQTELAMFNLEVNIAPHRLGGRVFDRLAEELRTSLAYAHRKASEVDAGIVMIGILPTLDRDDLVSSNLSEADRYTLLNDQIVAARGEDFALEIEGVERLSCTSKSIVPEAACTSVQLHLQVTPDRFPAVWNAAQAVTAAQIAVGANSPFLFGHELWRESRPPLFQQATDTRPPELQAQGVRPRTWFGERWIGSAYELFEENLRFFPPLLPLCDDEDPLEVLEAGGVPSLAELVLHNGTVYRWNRPVYGIADGVPHLRVENRVLPAGPTVIDVVANAAFYYGVVRALAEESRPVWSRLPFEAAAANFDAACRYGIDARLQWPRRGRLGGVVEVDAVSLVRDELLPLAEAGLDGWGVEPADRDLYLGVIEERCRRRTNGASWQVETFHRGLEAGLSRDAALAATTRRYAELMHLGEPVHTWPVGLPEAVPLG; the protein is encoded by the coding sequence ATGGGTGAAAAGGTCGTGGCAGGCGCGTTCGACCTGTCCGATCGGCAGCACTACCGGCAGAAGCTGCGGCGGTGTCTGACGGGGCTCGAGCGGCTCCTGGCCCAGAAGCGCTTCGACCGCCCCAAGAACCTCATGGGGCTCGAGATCGAACTGAATCTCGCGGGTGCAGACGGCCAGCCGAGAATGCTGAATGGGCAAGTGCTGGAGAGGATCGCCAGCCATGATTTCCAAACAGAACTCGCCATGTTCAATCTGGAAGTCAACATAGCTCCACACCGATTGGGGGGCCGGGTTTTCGACCGACTGGCAGAAGAACTCCGTACGTCACTGGCATATGCCCACCGAAAGGCCAGCGAGGTCGACGCCGGCATCGTGATGATCGGTATTCTGCCGACACTGGACCGTGACGACCTTGTTTCGTCCAACCTCTCCGAGGCCGACCGCTACACCCTCCTCAACGACCAGATCGTGGCCGCCCGCGGAGAGGACTTCGCCCTCGAGATCGAAGGGGTCGAGCGGCTGTCGTGCACCTCGAAGTCGATCGTGCCCGAGGCGGCCTGCACCTCCGTGCAACTGCACCTCCAGGTCACGCCGGACCGCTTCCCCGCGGTGTGGAACGCCGCGCAGGCGGTCACCGCCGCGCAGATCGCCGTCGGCGCCAACTCGCCCTTCCTGTTCGGCCACGAGCTGTGGCGGGAGTCGCGGCCCCCGCTGTTCCAGCAGGCCACCGACACCCGGCCGCCGGAACTCCAGGCGCAGGGCGTTCGGCCGCGGACGTGGTTCGGCGAGCGGTGGATCGGTTCGGCGTACGAACTGTTCGAGGAGAACCTGCGCTTCTTCCCGCCGCTGCTGCCCCTCTGCGACGACGAGGACCCGCTGGAGGTCCTGGAAGCGGGCGGGGTGCCCTCGCTCGCCGAGCTCGTCCTGCACAACGGTACGGTCTACCGCTGGAACCGGCCCGTCTACGGCATCGCCGACGGTGTCCCGCACCTGCGGGTGGAGAACCGTGTCCTGCCCGCCGGGCCGACCGTGATCGACGTGGTGGCCAACGCGGCCTTCTACTACGGCGTCGTCCGGGCCCTGGCGGAGGAGTCCCGGCCGGTGTGGTCCCGGCTGCCGTTCGAGGCGGCCGCCGCCAACTTCGACGCGGCCTGCCGGTACGGGATCGACGCGCGGCTCCAGTGGCCGCGGCGCGGGCGGCTGGGCGGCGTGGTCGAGGTGGACGCGGTGAGTCTCGTACGGGACGAGCTGCTGCCGCTGGCCGAGGCCGGGCTCGACGGGTGGGGGGTGGAACCGGCCGACCGCGATCTGTACCTGGGGGTCATCGAGGAGCGGTGCCGCCGCCGGACCAACGGGGCGAGCTGGCAGGTGGAGACGTTCCACCGGGGCCTGGAGGCCGGGTTGTCGCGGGACGCGGCGCTGGCGGCGACCACGCGGCGCTATGCGGAACTGATGCATCTCGGGGAGCCGGTGCACACGTGGCCCGTGGGGTTGCCCGAGGCTGTGCCTCTGGGGTGA
- a CDS encoding CPBP family intramembrane glutamic endopeptidase, which translates to MWQVETGPVADPFPREQLSRRIFRDETLLVLGVSLGASGVSALISFVGSVTKPGGLKDQAATLNASAAPGRPWLDLAWQLFGIATALVPVALVAHFLLREGQGLRTLGFDRTRPWPDLGRGAAVAAVIGSTGIAFYLAARGLGFNLTVVPEALPDVWWKYPVLIMSALQNAILEEVIVVGYLLRRLGQLGWTPGTALVASSVLRGSYHLYQGIGGFIGNMVMGVVFVYLYRRWGRVGPLVVAHSLLDIGAFVGYALLAGKVGWLPTA; encoded by the coding sequence GTGTGGCAGGTGGAGACAGGGCCGGTGGCTGATCCCTTTCCGCGGGAACAGCTCTCGCGACGGATCTTCCGTGACGAGACGCTCCTCGTCCTGGGGGTTTCGCTCGGTGCGAGCGGGGTGTCCGCGCTGATCAGTTTTGTCGGATCGGTCACCAAGCCGGGTGGTCTCAAGGACCAGGCGGCGACCCTCAACGCCTCCGCCGCGCCCGGCCGTCCGTGGCTCGATCTCGCCTGGCAGCTGTTCGGGATCGCCACGGCGCTCGTCCCGGTGGCCCTGGTCGCGCACTTCCTGCTGCGCGAGGGGCAGGGGCTGCGGACGCTGGGCTTCGACCGCACCCGGCCCTGGCCCGACCTCGGGCGGGGTGCGGCGGTCGCGGCGGTGATCGGCAGCACCGGCATCGCGTTCTACCTGGCGGCACGGGGTCTCGGCTTCAACCTCACGGTGGTGCCGGAGGCGCTGCCGGACGTGTGGTGGAAGTACCCGGTGCTGATCATGTCCGCCCTGCAGAACGCGATCCTCGAAGAGGTCATCGTCGTCGGCTATCTGCTGCGCAGACTGGGCCAGTTGGGCTGGACGCCGGGCACCGCCCTCGTCGCAAGTTCCGTGCTCCGCGGCTCGTACCACCTCTACCAGGGCATCGGCGGCTTCATCGGCAACATGGTGATGGGCGTGGTGTTCGTCTACCTCTACCGGCGCTGGGGCCGGGTGGGCCCCCTCGTGGTGGCGCACTCCCTCCTCGACATCGGCGCCTTCGTGGGCTACGCGCTGCTGGCGGGCAAGGTGGGGTGGCTGCCGACGGCGTGA
- a CDS encoding PhzF family phenazine biosynthesis protein — MRIRIVDAFTDRPFAGNPAGVLLLDGQDAFPDDNRLQQVALEVNHAETAFAHPLPGGGEADWALRWFTPATEVDLCGHATLATAHVLHTTGAHRGPVRFATRSGVLTATPADDGSITLDFPTAPLTRVEIPQGVGAALGAEPLTCFDTGPHIGDLLVELADEKTVRALRPDHRALAVHSRRGIIATARAEDPRRGHDFVSRCFFPNVGIDEDPVTGSAHTALAPYWSERLGRTTLTGLQASPRSGLVRTRLRGERTLLTGHAVTVIEGELLG, encoded by the coding sequence ATGCGGATTCGAATCGTCGACGCCTTCACCGACCGCCCCTTCGCCGGGAATCCGGCGGGGGTCCTGCTCCTGGACGGCCAGGACGCCTTCCCGGACGACAACCGGCTCCAGCAGGTGGCGCTGGAGGTCAACCACGCCGAGACGGCGTTCGCCCACCCTCTCCCGGGGGGCGGCGAGGCGGACTGGGCCCTGCGCTGGTTCACGCCCGCCACCGAGGTCGACCTGTGCGGCCACGCCACGCTCGCCACGGCCCACGTCCTGCACACCACGGGAGCGCATCGGGGCCCGGTGCGGTTCGCCACCCGCAGCGGTGTCCTCACCGCGACGCCCGCCGACGACGGCTCGATCACCCTGGACTTCCCGACCGCCCCGCTGACCAGGGTCGAGATTCCGCAAGGGGTCGGCGCGGCCCTGGGCGCCGAGCCGCTCACCTGCTTCGACACCGGCCCGCACATCGGCGACCTGCTGGTCGAGCTGGCCGACGAGAAGACCGTCCGCGCCCTGCGGCCGGACCACAGGGCCCTGGCCGTCCACTCCCGCCGCGGCATCATCGCCACCGCCCGCGCCGAAGACCCGCGCCGGGGACACGACTTCGTCTCCCGCTGCTTCTTCCCCAACGTCGGCATCGACGAGGACCCGGTCACGGGCAGCGCGCACACCGCCCTGGCGCCCTACTGGTCCGAGCGGCTCGGCCGCACCACCCTGACCGGCCTCCAGGCCTCCCCCCGGTCCGGCCTCGTCCGTACCCGACTGCGGGGCGAGCGGACCCTGTTGACCGGCCACGCCGTCACCGTGATCGAGGGTGAACTGCTCGGCTAG
- a CDS encoding LuxR C-terminal-related transcriptional regulator — MAGQEDSGTDPAASYADPRGDPFLRTRFVVPARPVTFLRRERLVRHLDQALRTPLTMVNGPAGAGKTLLVADWAAERARPVAWLTTDAAGQGPGMLWAYLLQALRVGGHSLPADIGCPVDASSVTPALLARLAAELSVRDRPVIVVLDEFDQVVDPEIAEQLEFVLRHSGDGLRLILVTRTEPLLPLHRYRAAGELTEIRGAELAFTSEEAAELLGLHGLRLPAHATEGLVDRTRGWAAGLRLCALAAQEDPEPETYLKEFEADRSTVADFLLAEVLRRQPPATQDLLLRVSVLDRFCPELVNALTERTDAGPILAVLCRENAFVEPLGQDWYRLHPLFGEILRAHLRVRSPDLEPALHRQAAHWLRSSGSLTETLDQGAAAGDWEFTAGALIDDLAIGWLFTGWRSDELSELFSRMGPEAASPATDLVRAARELSRRDLDQGLTHLRRAERSLTAALGLPDESGDVAELALTAGWNADGEPPRLVAARLSCALLEALAARLTGAPGRAERAASAAEALIDRAPADLLERHPELSALLLTHLGSARLWAGRFEDACTALSRVAGTAAGASTVLAREDSLGRLALIDYLNGWVGRAERTAREAVTETERSGLPQPTGSGTGRLVLAAVAVDRDDLRRARELLDEAAESHPALRDPVMEACRAIAKARLDLARGDRRAALETAERAVPAAVVSPWAAGQTALVAAAVHLAEGRPQTAAELLRAVSDEQPACAVGAARAQLAMGRPEAAMDLLDRVRSEGRAGPAVTVRATLVRAQVADVVGDAATARRLVAQALREARRDGLRRPFLEAGPWIRPVLDAVSPRATAADRPTHGAPGTSGAPQIPVVEELSGRERDVLRRLALTMSTEEIAADLFVSVNTVKTHLKSAYRKLGVNRRNDAVRRARELKLL; from the coding sequence ATGGCTGGCCAAGAGGACAGCGGTACCGATCCGGCGGCGTCGTACGCCGATCCTCGAGGGGACCCCTTTCTGCGCACGCGGTTCGTCGTACCGGCCCGGCCGGTGACGTTCCTGCGGCGGGAGCGGCTGGTCAGACATCTCGACCAGGCTCTGCGGACGCCGTTGACCATGGTCAACGGTCCTGCGGGCGCCGGCAAGACGCTGCTGGTCGCCGACTGGGCCGCGGAACGCGCCCGGCCCGTCGCCTGGCTCACCACGGACGCGGCGGGACAGGGCCCCGGCATGCTCTGGGCCTACCTGCTCCAAGCCCTGCGGGTCGGCGGGCACTCCCTGCCCGCCGACATCGGCTGTCCCGTCGACGCGAGCAGTGTGACGCCCGCGCTGCTGGCGCGGCTCGCCGCCGAGCTGAGCGTCCGGGACCGGCCCGTGATCGTGGTGCTCGACGAGTTCGACCAGGTGGTGGACCCGGAGATCGCGGAGCAGCTGGAGTTCGTCCTGCGCCACTCCGGCGACGGACTGCGCCTGATCCTCGTCACCCGTACCGAGCCGCTGCTGCCCCTGCACCGGTACCGGGCGGCCGGTGAACTGACGGAGATCCGGGGCGCGGAGCTGGCCTTCACCTCCGAGGAGGCCGCCGAGCTGCTGGGGCTGCACGGGCTGCGGCTGCCGGCGCACGCGACGGAGGGTCTCGTCGACCGCACCCGGGGCTGGGCGGCCGGCCTGCGCCTGTGTGCCCTCGCCGCTCAGGAGGACCCGGAGCCGGAAACGTATCTGAAGGAGTTCGAGGCCGACCGCAGCACCGTCGCCGACTTCCTGCTCGCGGAGGTGCTCAGACGCCAGCCGCCCGCCACGCAGGACCTCCTGCTGCGGGTCAGCGTCCTCGACCGGTTCTGTCCCGAGCTGGTGAACGCGTTGACGGAGCGCACCGACGCCGGACCCATCCTGGCCGTCCTGTGCCGTGAGAACGCGTTCGTCGAGCCTCTCGGACAGGACTGGTACCGCCTTCACCCGCTGTTCGGGGAAATCCTCCGGGCCCACCTGCGGGTGCGCTCGCCCGACCTGGAGCCCGCACTGCACCGGCAGGCCGCCCATTGGCTGCGCAGCTCGGGATCCCTCACGGAGACGCTGGACCAGGGCGCTGCCGCAGGGGACTGGGAGTTCACCGCCGGCGCCCTCATCGACGACCTCGCCATCGGGTGGCTTTTCACCGGCTGGCGCTCCGACGAACTCTCCGAGCTGTTCTCCCGCATGGGGCCGGAGGCCGCGAGCCCCGCGACGGACCTGGTCCGCGCCGCCCGGGAACTGTCCCGCCGCGATCTCGACCAGGGCCTGACGCATCTGCGCCGGGCGGAGCGGAGCCTGACGGCAGCACTGGGCCTGCCGGACGAGTCCGGCGATGTGGCGGAACTGGCCCTGACGGCCGGGTGGAATGCGGACGGTGAGCCGCCCCGGCTCGTGGCGGCCCGGTTGAGCTGCGCCCTGCTCGAGGCGCTGGCCGCCCGGCTGACCGGTGCCCCGGGCCGGGCCGAGCGGGCCGCGTCGGCGGCCGAGGCTCTGATCGACCGCGCCCCGGCCGATCTGCTGGAGAGGCATCCCGAGCTCAGCGCGCTGCTGCTGACCCATCTCGGCTCGGCGCGTCTGTGGGCCGGGCGGTTCGAGGACGCGTGCACCGCCCTGTCGAGGGTCGCGGGGACGGCGGCCGGTGCTTCGACGGTGCTCGCCCGCGAGGACTCGCTCGGCCGGCTGGCCCTGATCGACTACCTGAACGGCTGGGTCGGCCGGGCGGAGCGCACGGCCCGCGAGGCCGTGACGGAGACGGAGCGGTCCGGGCTGCCCCAGCCGACCGGTTCCGGCACGGGACGGCTGGTGCTGGCGGCGGTCGCCGTGGACCGCGACGATCTGCGCCGGGCGAGGGAACTCCTCGACGAGGCGGCCGAGTCGCACCCGGCGCTGCGTGACCCCGTGATGGAGGCGTGCCGGGCGATCGCGAAGGCCCGTCTGGATCTGGCCCGCGGGGACAGACGTGCCGCCCTCGAAACGGCGGAGCGGGCCGTGCCGGCCGCCGTGGTCTCCCCCTGGGCAGCGGGCCAGACGGCGCTGGTGGCCGCCGCCGTACATCTGGCCGAAGGCCGGCCGCAGACGGCGGCCGAACTGCTGCGGGCGGTGTCGGACGAGCAGCCGGCCTGTGCGGTGGGGGCCGCGCGGGCCCAGCTCGCGATGGGCAGACCCGAGGCGGCGATGGACCTGCTCGACCGCGTGCGCTCCGAAGGCCGCGCGGGCCCCGCCGTGACGGTCCGGGCCACGCTGGTGAGGGCGCAGGTCGCGGACGTGGTGGGAGACGCGGCCACCGCCCGCAGACTGGTCGCGCAAGCCCTGCGGGAGGCGCGGCGCGACGGTCTGCGGCGCCCCTTCCTGGAGGCCGGTCCATGGATCCGCCCGGTGCTGGACGCGGTGTCACCGCGGGCGACGGCGGCGGACCGGCCCACCCACGGCGCGCCGGGGACGTCCGGCGCCCCGCAGATCCCGGTCGTGGAGGAGCTCAGCGGCCGCGAACGCGACGTACTGCGCAGGCTCGCCCTGACGATGTCGACGGAGGAGATAGCCGCCGATCTGTTCGTCTCCGTGAACACGGTCAAGACCCACCTCAAGAGCGCCTACCGCAAGCTTGGGGTCAACCGGCGCAACGACGCGGTGCGCCGCGCCCGCGAACTGAAGCTGCTGTGA
- a CDS encoding HdeD family acid-resistance protein has product MSVSPGPAPNPRREEPSGAPGRPSGGAAAGPVGADPAEALAVLGRSWTWILGSAVATLVPGILILVWPDETLHVLAVLIGLYLLVTGAFRFVAAFARDDHGERLTGLLLAVLYVVAGVLCLRNPLQTIATLSLIVGVLWLVSGILTLYTALATKDLPHRGVVLGAAVFAVVAGIVVLALPTESARALTRLLGLWLVLLGLVEAAVALAWRAALRRARQAAGPRAADGPV; this is encoded by the coding sequence ATGAGCGTTTCGCCTGGTCCCGCCCCCAACCCCCGACGGGAGGAGCCGTCCGGGGCACCCGGCCGGCCGTCCGGCGGGGCGGCCGCCGGTCCTGTGGGCGCCGATCCCGCCGAGGCACTGGCCGTACTCGGGCGTTCCTGGACGTGGATCCTCGGTTCGGCCGTCGCCACCCTCGTGCCGGGCATCCTGATCCTGGTCTGGCCGGACGAGACCCTGCACGTCCTCGCGGTCCTCATCGGCCTGTACCTGCTGGTGACCGGAGCGTTCCGGTTCGTCGCGGCCTTCGCCAGGGACGACCACGGCGAACGCCTCACCGGGCTCCTCCTGGCGGTGCTGTACGTCGTCGCCGGTGTGCTGTGCCTGCGCAACCCGCTCCAGACCATCGCGACGCTCTCGCTGATCGTCGGCGTCCTGTGGCTGGTCTCCGGCATCCTCACCCTCTACACGGCGCTGGCCACCAAGGACCTGCCCCATCGGGGCGTCGTCCTCGGCGCCGCCGTGTTCGCCGTCGTCGCGGGGATCGTCGTCCTCGCGCTGCCCACCGAGTCGGCCCGGGCGCTCACCCGGCTGCTCGGCCTGTGGCTGGTCCTGCTGGGCCTGGTCGAGGCGGCGGTCGCCCTCGCCTGGCGCGCCGCGCTGCGCAGGGCGCGCCAGGCGGCCGGGCCGAGGGCCGCCGACGGGCCGGTCTGA
- a CDS encoding SHOCT domain-containing protein — protein sequence MSGDTYLAYDYPLLSAFWTMLVFFLWIMWFVLLFRIVVDIFRDDELSGWAKAGWLVFCIVLPFLGVFVYVVARGKNMGHREIKQARDQQQAFDSYIRETAKGTGAPSSSVDELARLSEIRARGDITDEEFDRAKQLVLSGSRR from the coding sequence ATGAGTGGGGACACGTACCTCGCATACGACTATCCGCTGCTGAGCGCCTTCTGGACGATGCTGGTGTTCTTCCTGTGGATCATGTGGTTCGTCCTGCTGTTCCGGATCGTGGTGGACATCTTCCGCGACGACGAGCTCAGTGGCTGGGCCAAGGCCGGCTGGCTGGTGTTCTGTATCGTCCTGCCCTTCCTGGGCGTCTTCGTCTACGTGGTCGCGCGCGGCAAGAACATGGGACACCGCGAGATCAAGCAGGCGCGGGACCAGCAGCAGGCCTTCGACAGCTACATCCGCGAGACCGCCAAGGGCACCGGCGCTCCCAGCAGCAGCGTGGACGAACTCGCCCGGCTCTCCGAGATCCGGGCCCGCGGCGACATCACGGACGAGGAGTTCGACCGGGCGAAGCAACTGGTCCTCAGCGGCTCCCGCCGCTGA
- a CDS encoding DUF7144 family membrane protein → MTAAHPTHAASAGRHTARQNWAEGLMAFAAVTLMIAGLLDIFRGIMGIAEDDVFLTTRNYVFAFDLTGWGWVHLALGAVAVIVSLGLFQSAMWARVAGVAIAGLIVIANFLSLPYYPVWSVVMIAFSGFVIWALCVVKPDRSEE, encoded by the coding sequence ATGACAGCGGCACACCCCACTCACGCGGCGTCGGCCGGGCGGCACACGGCCAGACAGAACTGGGCCGAGGGCCTGATGGCCTTCGCCGCCGTCACGCTCATGATCGCCGGACTGCTCGACATCTTCCGGGGGATCATGGGGATCGCGGAGGACGACGTCTTCCTCACGACCCGTAACTACGTCTTCGCGTTCGACCTCACCGGCTGGGGCTGGGTCCACCTCGCCCTGGGCGCGGTCGCCGTGATCGTCAGCCTGGGACTGTTCCAGTCGGCGATGTGGGCGCGGGTCGCGGGCGTGGCCATCGCCGGGCTGATCGTCATCGCCAACTTCCTCTCCCTGCCGTACTACCCGGTGTGGTCCGTGGTGATGATCGCCTTCTCCGGGTTCGTCATCTGGGCGCTGTGCGTGGTGAAGCCGGACCGGTCCGAGGAGTGA
- a CDS encoding class II glutamine amidotransferase: MCRWLAYSGTPVLLETILYRPAHSLIDQSLHSKMGVETTNGDGFGVGWYGPDADDGSPAVVRDIGPAWSNRNLREIAGHVRSPLFFAHIRASTGTAVQQTNSHPFRHGRWMWMHNGAIADFHRMRRDLALAVDPQLYPDIEGSTDSEMMFFLALTFGLEEDPPGAVARMAGMVERTGHAHGVEFPLQMTVAVTDGVRLWAFRYSSQGASRSLFYSTRVETLRSLHPDMAFLRGVSDETRLIVSEPLGDLPGAWNKVPENTYGVVQPGGAEIVDFVPQAA, encoded by the coding sequence ATGTGCCGTTGGCTCGCCTACTCGGGCACCCCTGTCCTGCTCGAAACGATCCTCTACCGGCCGGCGCATTCGCTGATCGACCAGAGCCTGCACTCCAAGATGGGTGTCGAGACGACGAACGGCGACGGCTTCGGCGTCGGCTGGTACGGACCCGACGCGGACGACGGGAGCCCCGCCGTCGTCCGCGACATCGGCCCGGCCTGGAGCAACCGCAATCTGCGGGAGATCGCCGGACATGTGCGCTCACCGCTGTTCTTCGCCCACATCAGGGCCTCGACCGGCACGGCGGTGCAGCAGACCAACTCCCATCCCTTCCGGCACGGCCGGTGGATGTGGATGCACAACGGCGCGATCGCCGACTTCCACCGGATGCGCCGGGACCTCGCCCTCGCCGTCGACCCTCAGCTCTACCCCGACATCGAGGGATCGACGGACTCCGAGATGATGTTCTTCCTGGCGCTGACCTTCGGTCTGGAGGAGGATCCGCCCGGCGCCGTCGCCCGTATGGCGGGCATGGTGGAACGCACCGGGCACGCACACGGAGTGGAGTTCCCGCTCCAGATGACGGTCGCCGTGACCGACGGAGTGCGGCTGTGGGCCTTCCGCTACTCCAGCCAGGGTGCCTCACGCTCGCTGTTCTACAGCACCCGCGTGGAGACGCTCCGGTCGCTCCATCCCGACATGGCCTTCCTGCGCGGTGTCTCCGACGAGACCCGTCTGATCGTCTCCGAGCCCCTGGGCGACCTTCCCGGCGCCTGGAACAAGGTCCCGGAGAACACCTACGGCGTGGTCCAGCCCGGCGGGGCCGAGATCGTCGACTTCGTGCCGCAGGCGGCGTAG
- a CDS encoding SDR family NAD(P)-dependent oxidoreductase, with translation MTSRSPAPGTPDPYLRELFSLDGRVAVVTGGSSGIGRAIAVALARAGASVVIVARREAELTATVDELTAEGCRAAWVSADLGTRDGVRTAAEQAAEAFGEPDILVNSAGINLRPPMGELGEEVWDATMAVNLEAPYLLGLRFGPGMAERGFGRIIHISSQQAHRAFVQSGAYGVSKGALESLARSQAEAWSPHGVTCNTLVPGFVLTPLNTRLQSDPEKVAALAARTMIGRNGLAEDFAGAAVFLAGRSSAYVTGQAIFVDGGFSVH, from the coding sequence ATGACATCGCGCAGCCCCGCACCAGGTACCCCGGACCCCTACCTCCGTGAACTGTTCTCGCTGGACGGGCGGGTCGCCGTGGTCACCGGCGGCAGTTCCGGCATCGGCCGGGCCATCGCCGTGGCTCTCGCGCGGGCGGGGGCGAGCGTCGTGATCGTGGCGCGCAGGGAGGCGGAACTCACCGCCACCGTCGACGAGCTGACGGCGGAGGGCTGCCGGGCGGCCTGGGTGAGCGCCGACCTCGGCACCCGCGACGGCGTGCGCACCGCGGCGGAACAGGCGGCCGAGGCGTTCGGCGAGCCCGACATCCTCGTCAACAGCGCCGGCATCAATCTGCGGCCGCCGATGGGCGAGCTGGGCGAGGAGGTCTGGGACGCCACGATGGCGGTGAACCTGGAGGCGCCCTACCTGCTGGGCCTGCGGTTCGGGCCCGGCATGGCCGAGCGGGGCTTCGGCCGGATCATCCACATCAGCTCCCAGCAGGCGCACCGGGCCTTCGTCCAGAGCGGCGCGTACGGCGTCTCCAAGGGGGCGCTGGAATCGCTGGCCCGCTCCCAGGCGGAGGCGTGGTCGCCGCACGGCGTCACCTGCAACACGCTGGTCCCCGGCTTCGTCCTGACCCCGCTGAACACCCGGTTGCAGTCGGACCCGGAGAAGGTGGCCGCGCTGGCCGCGCGCACCATGATCGGCCGCAACGGGCTGGCCGAGGACTTCGCCGGAGCCGCCGTCTTCCTGGCGGGCCGTTCCTCCGCCTATGTCACCGGGCAGGCGATCTTCGTCGACGGCGGGTTCTCCGTCCACTGA